From the genome of Myxococcota bacterium:
GCGCGGAAGTGCTGCGCCGACTTCAGCGCGACGAGCTTGGCCCGGCGCACGTCGATGCCGTGCATGCGGAACACCTCGGGGTCGAACACCTGCTGGCTGCGCGACGAGACCAGCACGTCGACGCGGCCGATGCGCAGCCGCGCCATCGGGCCCAGGTTCAGCTCGACCCCGGCGAGCATGGCGCGCGGGCTCACGCGGCCGTGCGAGAGCGCGGTCACTTCGGCGCGCGCGCGCAGCGGCTCGCCGTGCAGGCGGTCGCGCTTGCCGCCCAGTGACACGTCGAGCTTCGCGCCGATGCCCGCGGCATGGGCGGCGCGCGCGACCTCCGGGTCGGCGATGAAGCCGAAGCAAGCGCCCTCGGGGTCCGCGTCGAGCAGCGCGCGCAGCAGGTGCGTGCCGTCGCCCGGCGCGCCGCCGCCCGGGTTGTCGCCCGCCTCGGCCACCACGATCGGCCGCCCCGGGAGTCCGAGGGCGCGCTCCACGGCCTCGACACAGGACAGTGTCACCGGCCGGAGCGACTCGCGCAGGTCCCACACGTAGCGCGCCAGCTCGCGCGCCGCGTCCTGCGCGAGCTCGGGGTCGGCGTCGGCCACGACCGCGACCGCGGCGCCCGCGAGCGGGGTGTCCGCCCAGGGGAAGCCGTGGAAGAACTCGCAGGCCAGCAGCCCGGTCCGGCGCGCCGCCTCGGCAAAGCGCGCGCGGATCGCCGCACCCGGGCCCGCGCCGGTCGGAGTGGGCGGCACGAGCAGCGGCAGGCGCTCGACGCGAGTCACCGGCCGCACGGCGCGCGCGGCGAGCGGGCGCAGGGCGCGCGCGGCCGCGACGCCGCGCTCCCAGGTGTCGACGTGCGGATAGGCGCGGCAAGGGAAGGGCAGGTCGAGCGCGTCGGCCATCGCCTGCGACACATTCCCGTGTAGATCGAAGGTGGCGACGAACGG
Proteins encoded in this window:
- a CDS encoding M81 family metallopeptidase, yielding MRVALASFQHETNTYCPEPTRFADFRVTRGGELLRRAKGTRTALGGLATGLEEIGAERVPLLAAGAQPSGTIEAGAWARLCAELELALARAGPVDALALALHGAAVAEGCDDPEGELCARLRARIGPDVPFVATFDLHGNVSQAMADALDLPFPCRAYPHVDTWERGVAAARALRPLAARAVRPVTRVERLPLLVPPTPTGAGPGAAIRARFAEAARRTGLLACEFFHGFPWADTPLAGAAVAVVADADPELAQDAARELARYVWDLRESLRPVTLSCVEAVERALGLPGRPIVVAEAGDNPGGGAPGDGTHLLRALLDADPEGACFGFIADPEVARAAHAAGIGAKLDVSLGGKRDRLHGEPLRARAEVTALSHGRVSPRAMLAGVELNLGPMARLRIGRVDVLVSSRSQQVFDPEVFRMHGIDVRRAKLVALKSAQHFRA